The DNA sequence CTGCAATTTGTATTCCAGATTGGACCTGCACTGCCTGGTCATTATGTATAACGGATTATCAAAATAGAACTTGTACTGATACAAAATTTTGCGGGAATGAACCAGAATACTTTAAATCTAAACCTGCTGAATTTAAAGAATGTGATGTTTCAACAGAAACATCGGATATAGTCCCGGATAGAGAAATAATTAGGTTTGGTATCAATACTTGCAGTGAAATATGGAAATGCGCCCCATGGTCTGTATGTACAGGAGGTAAGCAAACTCGAAAATGTTTTGACGAAAATGCTTGTGAAACTGAATTAAAAAAACCAATTATTGAACAATCTTGCGCAGGGGCATTAACCGTAGCTGAACAATCAACTCCACCCATACCTGAAAATCCAGATTCAACGTTAATGTATATTTACATATTAGGCAGTTTGATTATTATAGGGGGGTTAGGGTTTGCAGGATATGTCTACTTAAATAAAAGAACAATATCTGTTTTAATACCTAAAACTGATTCTGTTTTAGATAATTATATAACTAAAATGAAAATTGCGGGGTTTACATCTGCGCAAATAAAAAATGAGCTTATTAAATCCGGTTACGATCCTGGAACAATAAATAAATATTTTCCGATGCATAATCCCGAACTTAAAAAATTTACATTACAAATGTTAAGTGAAGGATATAATCCATTGCAAATCGGGGATCATTTGATTGTTTATGGGTATAGTCCGGAACAAATCAAGGAGCATTTTGAACATATAAATATGGGTGAGATCAATGAAAATAATTGAAAAAAAGAGTGATATTAGGCGCATCCCTTTACATATTGAAGGGTTTGATGAACAATTGGGCGGGGGCGTACCTGAAGGCCACGTTTGTTTAATGGCCGGTAAATCCGGTACAATGAAATCATCTGTTTCATTTAATTGTCTTTATCATGAAGTAGCAGGAGGTAAAAATGCTCTATACTTATCGCTTGAACAATCTTCTGCATCTTTACTGAATCATATGATAGGCATGGATTTTGATTTATCAGAGATAAATGTTGTAATTTTGTCTGATATAGGCAAACTTGAAAAATGCATTGAAGCTGTAAATTCAACTAAAGGCAGTTTAATTCTTACGGATGTTGCAGCCATAAGAAAACAAATGGGGGATATTAAGAGCATAGGGCCGCAGGCGGATTGGTTAAACGCAATCAAGAACATTGTAACTAAATTATCGAATGGCAATGCATGCAACCTTTTTGTTCTTGATTCGCTATCTGCAATGTATGCTTTATCATCCATTAAAAATCCCAGAGCGGAACTTTTTTATGTGTTTGAATTTTTAAGAGACCTTGGCTTAACTTCATTTCTTATAACTGAAATGTTTGGTGAACAGTTTGGAGAATTTGGGGTTGAGGATTACCTTTCAGATGGCATCATAAAGTTCGCAATGGTACGGGACGGAAGAAAAGTTAGAAGAGAAGTAAACGTTGTAAAAATGAGGGCATCTGATACAAATAATGACGTGTTTATACTTGACTATAAAAATAAGACATTTAGAGCTTTAACAAAGTTACCTTATTAAGATGAGAAGGCAAGATTTAAGAAAATTTGATATACATTTAATGATTTCAATACTTGGAACGTTCTGCGCCGCGTCTTTTTTTTTTATCTTGTTTTGGTCATTTAATTTTTTTATAATTAAAATAAAAGATTTAACTTTTTATCTTTGGGTGTCATACGGCGTCTTTTTTTTAATTGCTTTAATTGTGTATCTTACCACTAAACGACCTACAATCATATGGACCAAATCTGTTGAAGGTTCATTATCAACAAAATGCAAATATAACCTTGAATTAGGACAATCTTATATTTTAAAAGATAAACATAAATCAATGCATAGATCTATTTATAAAGATGCCATTGAAAATGGTAGAAATGGGTTGTATATTACAAGAACTAATCCAAATCTCATAAAGAGAAAACTTAAACTCAAAAATACCTTGCTTCTGTGGTTAACCGAAATTGAAACAAGCAACGCAATAAATCCTATGGATATTGAAGAATTGTCTTATATAATAAAAAAATTTTTACAAAAAACTAAAAATGCAATAATTTCTCTTGAGGGAGTTGAATATTTGATTAATATATTGCCCTATAAAACAATATTGCACTTTTTTCAAGATCTTAGGGATGAAGTTGCATCGACTAATTCAAATCTAATTTTAAGACTTAATCCTGAAGTATTGAAAATTAATGAGCTTAAACTTATAGAAAAAGAATTTATGGAGTGGAAACCAAATGCCGTCTAATCTGATTTTGTTGATTATCATGCTTTTATGCACTATTCTCAGCATAGTTTTTTTATGGAAACTCCGAAATATTGAACCTAAAGAGATTATTTGGCAAATTTCTTATTATATATTAATAATGATAATGCTTTTTTGCGGGTTTTCATTTATAGCGCTTGCGTATATTTATTTTTTTAATGTCGAAACAATTCCGAGTAATGCATTATTTTTTATTTTTGGAGTGTTATCTATAACATCTACATTTGCTGTTCTTTATTTTGATAAAAGAGTAAGGTTTATGGAAGCGCTTGGCGAAGATTCCGGCCCAAAGGTTACGCTCCCTTCAAAGCTTAAAAGGGGCAATACCTATTTAATTAAAGACATTGAACGGAAAAGGGCATTAAGATTGTTTAGCGCGGCAATTGGTTTAAATTTTAAGGGTTTGGCAATTACCCGTCAAAATCCTCAAAATATTATTGAAACTTTTAAATTAAAAACTGCTAAAGTAATTTGGTTAACTGAATTAAAAAATGGTAAAAATTTAAGTCCGACTGACCTTGAAGAGATTTCATACGTTATCAATAATTTTATTAATCAGGAGAAACGGAGCATTATTATTTTTGATGGTTTTGAATATTTAAGCGATTATAACTCTTTTGCTAAAGTGTTGCATCTGTTTCAAGTATTGAAAGACGCTGTTTCCATTAAAAACTCAATACTTTTAATCTATATTAATCCCAGAACCATGGAAAAAAATAATATTAAACTTTTGGAGTCGGAGTTTAAAGTGATCTGATGGCAATGTTTTTACATATATTTCCGGGAATTGAACTCTATTTTGCTGCGGCAATATCAATACTCCTGTTCTTAAGGTGGAAAAAAACTAAGGATAAAACAAGTTATTATTGGATGTTGGCATTTGTTTTTTATTCATTATATGATATAATTCAGATAGTTTTTATCAGCCAAATATTTGTATTCGAAGTTTTTTCATATTATTCGGTGCATTTCCTAAGACAAACTTTTATTTCATTAATGTTTGTATCGGTTTATTATGGGATCGTGAGATTATTAACCCGCAAGAAACTTATTACTCAAGTATTGCCATTTACTTTTTTTTTCCTGCAAGAAATTCTCATCGCGTACGGTGATTTTGCTGTAAAAAACATTGAAATAGCCGATAAACTGCATGTTATTTTTTTTGATGTGCCTTTTAATTTAATTATTGCAATGCTATTTTTTAAATTATATCAAGTTAATAAAAAAAATTATTCATTAATGATCTCTCTTGCATGGATGGGTTATGCAATCCTTGTACCTATATTTTTTTATAAAACTGGTGGACTCATATTGTATTCCATTTCTTTATTGCCCATGCTTTTAATGTTTTTTGCATTTTTAGTGTTTTTTAAAGCGCCGACGGGGGAAGAATTAATTGAGATTAAACCCGCTGTTGAAAAAAGATTAAAAAGTAAAAAAAGGTATAGGTTAAAGCCCGGATACAGCTATCTTGTTGAAGAACCTAAATCTGAGATCGCTTTTGGTATTTTTGTTGATGCTGTAATGCACGGAATTAGGGGTTTGTGCATTACCAGGACTAAACCGGAATGGATTAGAGAAAGGTATGAGCTCAAGAAAACTCCTGTATTATGGCTGACACAAACAAATTCAGGCTCATCTGAAACCGTTGATCCATCAGAACTTGAACAATTAGTGGATCTGATTGATAAATTTGTTACAACGGCTAAATTTGAGGTGGTTAAAGAGGAAGAAGAAGATGAATTATTTGTTGATAAATATTCAATTACTGCTGAGCCAACTGAAAAAGATAATAACACTATTTTTAAAAATCAAAGCAAAGAAGAAAAGAAATATCTTACTACAACTGAAGAAAAAAAATTACCTGAAAAAGATAAAGAAGAACAGACACAACATAAAGAAAATATTGCGGATAAACAGGGAAGGCATAAACCCGGAACGCATAAAGGGAGTTTTGTTATAATTGGCGATAAGGAAGATAATGGCGGGGAAGATAAAGAAAAAATTGATGATGCCATTAAAATGAAGAATGGGCGGGGGTATGAGACAACGAGTCCATACAATATGGGTGATGTAAAAGAAGATAAAAAAGAAGAACCTTTAATTGAAAAATCACTACAGGGGCATATTAAAGACAAATATG is a window from the Candidatus Woesearchaeota archaeon genome containing:
- a CDS encoding DUF835 domain-containing protein, with the protein product MRRQDLRKFDIHLMISILGTFCAASFFFILFWSFNFFIIKIKDLTFYLWVSYGVFFLIALIVYLTTKRPTIIWTKSVEGSLSTKCKYNLELGQSYILKDKHKSMHRSIYKDAIENGRNGLYITRTNPNLIKRKLKLKNTLLLWLTEIETSNAINPMDIEELSYIIKKFLQKTKNAIISLEGVEYLINILPYKTILHFFQDLRDEVASTNSNLILRLNPEVLKINELKLIEKEFMEWKPNAV
- a CDS encoding DUF835 domain-containing protein; amino-acid sequence: MIMLFCGFSFIALAYIYFFNVETIPSNALFFIFGVLSITSTFAVLYFDKRVRFMEALGEDSGPKVTLPSKLKRGNTYLIKDIERKRALRLFSAAIGLNFKGLAITRQNPQNIIETFKLKTAKVIWLTELKNGKNLSPTDLEEISYVINNFINQEKRSIIIFDGFEYLSDYNSFAKVLHLFQVLKDAVSIKNSILLIYINPRTMEKNNIKLLESEFKVI
- a CDS encoding DUF835 domain-containing protein — translated: MAMFLHIFPGIELYFAAAISILLFLRWKKTKDKTSYYWMLAFVFYSLYDIIQIVFISQIFVFEVFSYYSVHFLRQTFISLMFVSVYYGIVRLLTRKKLITQVLPFTFFFLQEILIAYGDFAVKNIEIADKLHVIFFDVPFNLIIAMLFFKLYQVNKKNYSLMISLAWMGYAILVPIFFYKTGGLILYSISLLPMLLMFFAFLVFFKAPTGEELIEIKPAVEKRLKSKKRYRLKPGYSYLVEEPKSEIAFGIFVDAVMHGIRGLCITRTKPEWIRERYELKKTPVLWLTQTNSGSSETVDPSELEQLVDLIDKFVTTAKFEVVKEEEEDELFVDKYSITAEPTEKDNNTIFKNQSKEEKKYLTTTEEKKLPEKDKEEQTQHKENIADKQGRHKPGTHKGSFVIIGDKEDNGGEDKEKIDDAIKMKNGRGYETTSPYNMGDVKEDKKEEPLIEKSLQGHIKDKYDKNELQGEKDLQVVNDEEKSRKHLFHRVKDKVKFLIQSKKEISKKEIDELLKEKGKSGESEHKTYPQKENQSQKVQPKKINNSGLYEKKERSEEREPQKPLYINKKRTGKMTIIGGSEDVKKSVRHQAYLVLKTPQINHRKSIVLIEGIEYLITNNSFRAVKNIISLLKDKISEGDSALIVPIDPETLSKVQINQIRQNFYIFDPNRNNYF